The DNA sequence GTAAGAGAAAAAAGGAACGGTTGCATTTTCTACATGTAAAAGTTTTGCTTCTTGTGGATAATTGTCTGGAGTCATCATCGTTTCATCCTTATGAATTTTAATGAAACTATAATGCAAAGAAAAGATTATTTCCTTAATCTACATCAAGAAAAAGAGAAATATTGTCTTAATTAAAAAAATTGAAGATGAGAGCCCTAAAAAAGGCTCTCATGGAAGATTTTAGTGTAAAAAGTGTCTAACACCTGTAAAGTAGAGTGCCATACCATGTTCATTGGCTGCGGCTACAACTTCGTCATCTCGAATACTTCCACCTGGTTCAATGATCGCTTTAACCCCAGCTGCTGCTGCAGCATCAATGCTATCGCGGAATGGGAAGAATGCTTCACTCGCAAGGGCGGCACCACTTACATCAATGCCCATATCTTCTGCTTTTCTAAGTGCTGCTTTAGCGGCATCAACACGACTGGTCATACCCATACCAATGGCCACCATAGCGCTATCTTTAACATAAACAACACAGTTTGATTTTGTTAAACTTGCCACTTTATAGGCAATTTCAAGATCACTTAGCTCTTGTTTAGAAGCTGTTCTACGAGTCAAACATTTTGCATTTTTGATCTCATCATCATTTACCATGTCGCTCTCTTGGAACACAAACCCACCATCAACGTGCTTAAAGTCATACGCGTCTTCGCTCAGAACAAGGTATTTGCTCTCTTGCGTAAAGATTTTGATACGTTTTTTAGCATCAAAAACATGTAACGCATCTTCATCCACATTGGCAGCGATGATGACTTCCACAAAAATCTCATTGATTTTCTCTGCAAGTGCTTTATTCAAAGTTCCATTGATCGCCACAACACCACCGTACGCTGAAACAGGGTCACATTTAAGTGCTTTGATATAACTGTTTAACAGATCGCCACCAATAGCAAAGCCACAAGGATTGGCATGTTTGATGATACACACCGCTGGAGCGTCACCAAAGGAAGCGGCAATTTTAACAGCCCCGTTAATGTCTGTCATATTGTTAAAACTAGCTTCGCCTTTGAGTGTTTTAAAGTTGTTCGTAAAGAAGTAGTCAAACTCGTACAATGCACCTTTTTGGTGTGGGTTTTCACCATAGCGAGTATCGAACGCTTTGGTTCCAACGATAAATTGTTTTTCACCAAAACCGCCGTTGAAGCGTTTGTTCATGTAATTGGCGATCATGCTGTCATAAGCACCGGTGTGCTCGAACGCCTTAATCATCAAGTCTCTTCTAAATTCTAAACTGTTTGATCCAGATTTGAGTGCCTCGATGACTCTATCATAATCTAAAACATCCGTAACGATCATAACATCTGCAAAGTTTTTTGCAGCACTTCTTACCATCGCAGGACCACCGATGTCAATATTTTCGATAATGTCATCAAAGTCATCTGTCTTTGCAATCGTCTCTTTAAACGGATAAAGATTGACACAGACCAAATCAATTCCCTCAATACCATGCTCTTTTGCCACTTCAACATGTGCAGGCAAGTCTCTACGATGCAAAATGCCTCCGTGAATCATAGGGTTGAGTGTTTTCACACGTCCGTCAAACATCTCAGGAAATTTAGTCACTTCACTGATTTCAAGTGCTTTCACACCCTCTTCTTTTAAAAGTTTATAGGTTCCACCCGTTGAAATAATTTCAAAGCCCAATGCCGCCAAATCCTTGGCAAACTCCACGATTCCCGTTTTATCACTGACACTAATTAACGCTCTCACGCACTTCCTTTTTGACATGTTAAAGATTTGTTTATTTATTTATTTTACAATACGTTGGTTTTAGTAACGATTAAATACAATACGCAAATTTTCCGGAGCAATAAATGACCCCATCACAAAACACGTCAAACCTCACATGGACACTTCTTTTTCTCTGTTGGTTGACGGCCATGATCGCAACACTTGGAAGCCTATTTTTCAGTGAAGTCATGCTTTTCCCGCCCTGTGTTATGTGTTGGTATCAACGCATTTGTATGTACCCTTTAGCTATTATTTTTCTCGTCGCACTTTTAAGTAACGATAAAAATGTTTTTAAATACGCTATGCCACTTGTTCTCTTAGGGCTTTTCTTTGCCATTTATCAAAATTTGCTCTACTATGGCATTTTGCCTGAAGCCGCAGCGCCATGCTCACAAGGTGTTTCTTGTACGAGTGATTATATTAACTGGTTTGGGTTTATCACCATTCAATTGCTCTCGCTTGTTTCTTTTGTCACAGTTTTCACCCTACTCATCTTTTTAAAACGAAAGGCTTCTTAACTCATGAAAAAACAGACACTTATTATTGCTTCACTCTTTACACTTGTTCTTCTCTTTGTCGGAGGAAGTTATCTTTATAAAAATGCTGACCATAGCGTTACTGGAGAAAAGACAACTGCGCTAATGCGCCCACACGCTTATGTTCTAGGAAATCCTAATGCTAAAACAACCATTGTAGAATTTTTTGATCCTGCTTGCGGTACATGTAAAAGTTTTTACCCCTTTGTCAAAAATATTCTCAAACAAAATCCTGACAAACTAAAGCTTGTTTTACGTTATGCACCCTTTCATACCGATTCATACTATGTTGTACAAATGATTGAAGCGGCACGATTACAAGGCAAATATCTTGAAGCCATTGAAGTCATTTACAAATACCAAGATAAATGGGCAAGCCACGGCACGCCCAATATTGGGCTCATTTGGGGATTTTTACCTGAGGTGGGAATTGACATCGATAAATTAAAAGACGATATGAAAAAACCTGAG is a window from the Sulfurospirillum oryzae genome containing:
- the purH gene encoding bifunctional phosphoribosylaminoimidazolecarboxamide formyltransferase/IMP cyclohydrolase, with protein sequence MRALISVSDKTGIVEFAKDLAALGFEIISTGGTYKLLKEEGVKALEISEVTKFPEMFDGRVKTLNPMIHGGILHRRDLPAHVEVAKEHGIEGIDLVCVNLYPFKETIAKTDDFDDIIENIDIGGPAMVRSAAKNFADVMIVTDVLDYDRVIEALKSGSNSLEFRRDLMIKAFEHTGAYDSMIANYMNKRFNGGFGEKQFIVGTKAFDTRYGENPHQKGALYEFDYFFTNNFKTLKGEASFNNMTDINGAVKIAASFGDAPAVCIIKHANPCGFAIGGDLLNSYIKALKCDPVSAYGGVVAINGTLNKALAEKINEIFVEVIIAANVDEDALHVFDAKKRIKIFTQESKYLVLSEDAYDFKHVDGGFVFQESDMVNDDEIKNAKCLTRRTASKQELSDLEIAYKVASLTKSNCVVYVKDSAMVAIGMGMTSRVDAAKAALRKAEDMGIDVSGAALASEAFFPFRDSIDAAAAAGVKAIIEPGGSIRDDEVVAAANEHGMALYFTGVRHFLH
- a CDS encoding disulfide oxidoreductase codes for the protein MTPSQNTSNLTWTLLFLCWLTAMIATLGSLFFSEVMLFPPCVMCWYQRICMYPLAIIFLVALLSNDKNVFKYAMPLVLLGLFFAIYQNLLYYGILPEAAAPCSQGVSCTSDYINWFGFITIQLLSLVSFVTVFTLLIFLKRKAS
- a CDS encoding DsbA family protein produces the protein MKKQTLIIASLFTLVLLFVGGSYLYKNADHSVTGEKTTALMRPHAYVLGNPNAKTTIVEFFDPACGTCKSFYPFVKNILKQNPDKLKLVLRYAPFHTDSYYVVQMIEAARLQGKYLEAIEVIYKYQDKWASHGTPNIGLIWGFLPEVGIDIDKLKDDMKKPEIDALIKQDIADTKTLGVNATPEFFVNGKPLTKFGYKELQALIESEL